In one Grus americana isolate bGruAme1 chromosome 1, bGruAme1.mat, whole genome shotgun sequence genomic region, the following are encoded:
- the DDX17 gene encoding probable ATP-dependent RNA helicase DDX17, whose amino-acid sequence MRGFGDRGRDRDRGGFGASRGGPLPPKKFGNPGERLRKKKWDLNELPKFEKNFYVEHPEVARLTPYEVEELRRKKEITIRGMEGCPKPVFAFHQCSFPQYVMDALMDQNFTEPTPIQCQGFPLALSGRDMVGIAQTGSGKTLAYLLPAIVHINHQPYLERGDGPICLVLAPTRELAQQVQQVADDYGKCSRLKSTCIYGGAPKGPQIRDLERGVEICIATPGRLIDFLEAGKTNLRRCTYLVLDEADRMLDMGFEPQIRKIVDQIRPDRQTLMWSATWPKEVRQLAEDFLQDYVQINVGNLELSANHNILQIVDVCMESEKDHKLIQLMEEIMAEKENKTIIFVETKRRCDDLTRRMRRDGWPAMCIHGDKSQPERDWVLNEFRSGKAPILIATDVASRGLDVEDVKFVINYDYPNSSEDYVHRIGRTARSTNKGTAYTFFTPGNLKQARELIKVLEEANQAINPKLMQLVDHRGGGGGGGGGRSRYRTSSSVNNPNLMYQEECDRRLRGVKEGRRDSGGFRDRERGDSYANGANKTYGSAYGSPNSAFGAAQSQYGYTQGSYGAAAYGTSGYGTAEYSASGYGASTTAATAGRTSQSTTQQQYAGMVGRSGQQPQPLMSQQFPQPPATNVMGYMGQTATYQYPPPPPPPPPSRK is encoded by the exons ATGAGGGGCTTCGGGGACCGGGGCCGCGACCGAGACCGCGGCGG GTTTGGAGCAAGTCGTGGAGGTCCTCTTCCTCCAAAGAAATTTGGTAATCCAGGGGAACGTTTGCGTAAGAAAAAATGGGACTTGAATGAACTGCCCAAGTTTGAGAAGAATTTTTACGTGGAACATCCGGAAGTGGCCAGGCTTACTCCG TATGAAGTTGAAGAATTGcgaagaaagaaagagataacAATTCGAGGAATGGAGGGCTGCCCCAAGCCTGTGTTTGCCTTCCACCAGTGTAGCTTTCCAC AGTATGTGATGGATGCCTTGATGGACCAGAACTTCACAGAACCCACTCCAATTCAGTGCCAAGGCTTTCCACTAGCCCTCAGTGGTCGTGACATGGTGGGCATTGCACAGACTGGCTCTGGGAAGACACTAGCA TACTTGTTGCCTGCAATTGTTCACATCAACCACCAGCCATATTTGGAGAGAGGGGATGGCCCAATT TGTCTGGTTCTAGCACCTACTAGAGAGTTGGCCCAGCAAGTGCAGCAGGTGGCTGATGATTATGGCAAATGTTCAAGACTGAAGAGTACCTGCATTTATGGAGGAGCACCCAAAGGTCCCCAAATCAGAGATCTAGAAAgag GTGTGGAGATCTGCATTGCTACACCAGGTCGCTTGATTGACTTCCTTGAGGCAGGAAAGACCAACCTTCGTCGGTGTACATACCTGGTGCTGGATGAAGCAGACAGGATGTTGGACATGGGTTTTGAACCCCAAATTCGTAAAATTGTTGACCAGATAAGG CCTGACAGACAGACTCTGATGTGGAGTGCCACCTGGCCAAAAGAAGTGCGCCAGCTTGCCGAGGACTTCCTGCAGGACTACGTTCAGATCAATGTGGGAAACTTGGAGCTGAGTGCCAACCACAATATCCTGCAGATAGTGGATGTATGCATGGAAAGTGAGAAAGACCATAA GCTGATACAACTGATGGAAGAAATcatggcagagaaggaaaacaagactaTCATCTTTGTGGAGACAAAAAGACGATGTGATGATCTCACTCGAAGGATGCGCAGAGATGG TTGGCCAGCTATGTGTATCCATGGAGACAAGAGTCAGCCAGAAAGAGATTGGGTGCTTAATG AGTTTCGTTCTGGAAAGGCTCCTATCCTCATTGCTACCGACGTTGCATCTCGTGGGCTAG ACGTGGAAGATGTTAAATTTGTGATAAACTACGACTATCCGAACAGCTCTGAAGATTACGTGCACCGTATTGGCCGTACTGCACGTAGTACCAACAAAGGTACTGCCTACACCTTCTTCACACCAGGAAACCTGAAACAAGCCAGGGAGCTGATCAAAGTGTTGGAAGAAGCCAATCAAGCCATCAATCCAAAACTGATGCAGCTTGTGGAccacagaggaggaggaggtggtggtggag GAGGTCGTTCTCGTTACCGAACGAGCAGTTCAGTAAACAACCCTAACCTGATGTACCAGGAAGAGTGTGACAGGAGGCTCCGGGGAGTGAAAGAGGGCCGGAGAGACTCAGGTGGCTTCAGAGACCGTGAGCGTGGTGACAGTTATGCCAACGGAGCCAACAAGACCTATGGCAGTGCCTACGGGAgcccaaattctgcttttgggGCAGCACAGAGCCAGTATGGTTACACTCAAGGGAGCTATGGAGCAGCTGCCTATGGCACGAGTGGCTATGGCACTGCAGAGTACAGTGCTAGTGGCTATGGTGCCAGCACCACAGCTGCCACCGCTGGGAGAACCTCACAGAGCACTACCCAACAGCAGTATGCAGGGATGGTGGGGCGCTCGGGCCAGCAGCCACAGCCGCTCATGTCACAACAGTTTCCGCAGCCCCCTGCCACTAACGTGATGGGCTATATGGGACAGACTGCCACCTACCAGTAtccaccccctccccctccccctcccccctcccgcAAATGA